Proteins co-encoded in one Metabacillus sp. KUDC1714 genomic window:
- a CDS encoding mechanosensitive ion channel family protein, with the protein MNTIENLWNEVLEYITDGKLWVNIGEGLLKIVLITIVSTIFIRIGKLAISKIFLFRGKSPIRISERRENTLSKLLENILTYVVYFIAIIMILEAVSINVGALLAGAGIVGLAVGFGAQSLVKDIITGFFIIFEDQFSVGDHIRVAAFEGTVEEIGLRTTKIKNWTGELHIIPNGSIVEVTNFSIHNSMAVVDVSISFETDIPEAERVIQDLLTEIPDKYEDIVTPPELLGIQTLGASEIILRVVCEVEPMRHFHIARMLRKDIKMRLDEHGIEIPYPRMVMYNRKEQVS; encoded by the coding sequence TTGAATACTATTGAAAATTTGTGGAATGAAGTTTTGGAGTACATTACAGATGGTAAACTATGGGTTAATATTGGAGAAGGTTTATTAAAGATCGTTCTGATTACTATTGTCTCGACCATTTTTATCCGAATTGGAAAACTTGCGATTAGTAAGATCTTTTTATTCCGCGGGAAATCACCAATTCGTATTTCAGAGAGAAGAGAAAATACCCTTTCAAAGTTATTAGAAAATATCCTAACATATGTTGTTTATTTCATTGCCATCATTATGATCCTAGAGGCTGTAAGCATTAATGTGGGTGCATTGCTTGCTGGTGCTGGGATTGTAGGACTTGCTGTAGGTTTTGGCGCACAAAGTCTTGTGAAGGATATTATTACAGGATTTTTTATAATATTTGAAGATCAGTTTTCTGTTGGGGACCATATTAGAGTTGCTGCTTTTGAGGGGACTGTTGAAGAAATTGGACTTAGAACAACGAAAATAAAGAATTGGACAGGAGAACTTCATATTATTCCAAATGGGAGTATTGTTGAAGTAACAAACTTCTCTATTCATAATAGTATGGCTGTAGTTGATGTAAGCATCTCGTTTGAGACAGATATACCAGAAGCCGAACGTGTAATTCAAGATCTTTTAACAGAAATTCCAGATAAATATGAGGACATTGTTACTCCTCCTGAACTACTTGGTATTCAAACCTTGGGTGCATCAGAGATTATTTTACGTGTTGTTTGTGAAGTTGAACCAATGCGCCATTTCCATATTGCAAGAATGCTTCGAAAAGATATTAAAATGCGTTTAGATGAACATGGTATTGAAATTCCATATCCTCGAATGGTTATGTATAACAGAAAAGAACAAGTAAGTTAA